A single window of Hylaeus volcanicus isolate JK05 chromosome 8, UHH_iyHylVolc1.0_haploid, whole genome shotgun sequence DNA harbors:
- the LOC128881659 gene encoding protein chibby homolog 1, with the protein MPLFSNKFSPKKTPTRKAGVFLANKDLSPKRIEKELGPNVGPIRLKLGDQEAVFESGLWIPESGTIGGTYKENEKLKKEVKKLEEENNLLKLKFEVLLDMLTQTTADFHSQKEELDRLKRNSMYNKGSES; encoded by the exons ATGcctttgttttcaaataaattctctcCCAAGAAGACGCCTACAAGAAAGGCAGGAGTATTTTTAGCAAACAAAGATTTGAGTCCAAAGCGAATTGAAAAAGAACTTGGACCCAATGTTGGTCCTATACGTTTGAAATTGGGGGATCAGGAAGCTGTTTTTGAGTCTGGTTTATGGATTCcag AATCTGGTACCATTGGAGGAActtacaaagaaaatgaaaaattaaaaaaagaagtaaagaaattagaagaagaaaacaactTGTTGAAGCTAAAATTTGAAGTACTTCTTGATATG TTGACACAAACAACGGCAGACTTTCATTCACAAAAAGAAGAGTTAGAtagattaaaaagaaattcaatgtaTAATAAGGGCAGTGAATCTTGA